One region of Oceanidesulfovibrio indonesiensis genomic DNA includes:
- a CDS encoding formylglycine-generating enzyme family protein translates to MQVKAYARVAMVLVGVLLLGGLGESKARAGEISPAAGDTWTEPATGMEFVWVPGGCFDMGSPASEAGRYEDEGPVRNVCVDGFWLGRHEVTNAQYRRFQPEHDSGAFENHTLNNDNQPAVFVSWKDAAKYADWLSAEGASSFRLPTETEWEYAARANTQAARFWGDSPDNACAYANVHDASSKKAFSDMTWEAHACNDGAAVTAPVGSYEANGFGLYDMLGNVWEWTADTYGDDATRADPEKAAEYTAASNRVFRGGSWYAIPRGVRSATRFSKAQDGSDDDLGFRLVRVE, encoded by the coding sequence ATGCAAGTGAAAGCGTACGCGCGGGTGGCGATGGTTCTGGTGGGTGTTTTACTTCTTGGCGGACTGGGCGAGAGCAAAGCGCGCGCCGGGGAGATATCCCCTGCTGCTGGCGACACATGGACCGAACCGGCAACGGGCATGGAGTTCGTCTGGGTGCCTGGTGGCTGCTTCGATATGGGCAGTCCGGCCAGTGAAGCAGGACGCTACGAAGACGAGGGGCCAGTGCGCAACGTGTGCGTGGACGGTTTCTGGTTGGGCAGACACGAGGTGACCAACGCGCAATACCGCCGGTTCCAACCCGAGCATGACAGCGGCGCATTCGAGAATCACACACTGAACAATGACAACCAACCGGCAGTATTCGTATCCTGGAAGGATGCGGCGAAGTATGCGGACTGGTTGAGCGCGGAAGGAGCGAGCAGTTTCCGGCTGCCCACGGAAACAGAGTGGGAATACGCCGCCCGCGCCAACACGCAGGCGGCCCGCTTCTGGGGCGACTCGCCCGATAACGCCTGCGCCTACGCCAATGTGCACGACGCGAGCTCGAAAAAGGCGTTCAGCGACATGACCTGGGAAGCGCATGCGTGCAACGACGGCGCCGCCGTCACCGCCCCTGTGGGATCATACGAGGCCAACGGGTTTGGGCTTTACGACATGCTGGGCAACGTGTGGGAGTGGACCGCCGACACCTATGGCGACGATGCGACTCGCGCTGATCCTGAAAAAGCTGCGGAATACACGGCAGCTTCCAATCGTGTGTTCCGAGGAGGCAGCTGGTACGCCATCCCTCGGGGCGTCCGCTCTGCAACCCGTTTCAGCAAGGCGCAGGATGGCTCGGACGATGACCTTGGCTTCCGGTTGGTGCGCGTGGAGTAG